Genomic window (Chionomys nivalis chromosome 7, mChiNiv1.1, whole genome shotgun sequence):
GGAAAGAATCTGCAGATTTCAATCATGGGACATGAGCGGGATTAGGAAGGGTGATCCCCTGATTTGATGCACGCATCTTGCATTTCTCAATGTATAAATGCTTAATACACAGGACGAAAGAGAGATTGCCCTAGAGCTATTCCAGAACAATCTATCTCATATGTTAACTGTCATTTGCTTTCTCCCCAAGGGCAATCCTCATCAGACCATGTTCCTTCCCGATTGTGTCTGCTCTGATGGTTCAGTCTGAGCCATGGAAACGGGAAATCACAGCTGGGGGACAGACTTCATCTTGGTGGGTCTTTTCCAGTACGGCCAGATGGACGCTCTCCTCTTCACAGTCATCGCCATCCTCTTTGCAGTAGCTCTGCTAGGCAACATCACACTGGTCCTCCTCATCAGGCTGGACCAGAGActccacacccccatgtacttccTCCTCAGCCAGCTCTCCATCATCGACATGATGTACATCTCCACCACCGTGCCCAAGATGGCAGCTAACTTCCTGTCAGACACCAAGACCATTTCCTTTCTGGGTTGTGAAATTCAAGCTTTTATGTTTATGATCCTGGCTGGCTCTGAAGCCCTGCTGCTGGGCTTCATGTCCTATGACAGGTACATAGCCATCTGCCGGCCCCTGCACTATCCTGTGCTCATGAGCAGGAAGATCTGCTGCtccatggtctcctgtgcctggAGCAGCAGCTCCTTCAATGCTTTAGTGCACATGTTGTATACATTTCAACTTCCATTCTGTGGATCTCGGATTGTTAACCACTTCTTCTGTGAGCTTCCATCTCTCTTGCCATTGGTGTGTGAAGACACATCCCAATATGAGCACACAATCCTCATGTGCAGTCTTATCATTCTGTTGCTTCCCTTCCTGGCCATTCTAGTTTCCTATGCTCGTGTGTTGGTGGTTGTGTTCCAGATGCGCTCAGGGAAAGGGCAAAGTAGAGCCCTGtccacctgctcctcccaccTGACTGTGGCCAGTCTGTTCTATGCCACAGGTCTGTCCACTTACACCCAGCCAAATTCCCTGCATTCTGCTGCAAGGGACAAAGTGCTGGCTGTGTTTTATTCAATTGTCACTCCAGTTCTCAACCCATTTATCTACAGCCTGCGTAACAAGGAAGTCATGGGGGCCCTAAGGAGACAGTTGGGATGATGGATATTGGAACAAAAAATTATGAATTGGGTCACCTTGTGGACTGATCTaaaagctggtcttgaacactACCTGGGAAGACGACAGGACTGATATTCCAGGGGAAGTTCATCTAGTTGTCTAACTAAACCAACAAGAGCAGGAAACATTGTCCTTCCATTGTCGCATGGAGTTGATGGTTTGAATCTGAATGTTGGCTCTGAGGGAGATCAAGGGCGTTGTCCTTGTCCCTGGGATCTCTGGCTGCCTGTCATCCTGGGTTGCTTTCCACAGAGCTTTACTACCTTCTGCCCTGATACAAGGCACGGTGTCTTCTCAGACTGTGTGAGTCAGTATAGTCGCCTTCTATGCGCGTGCCCACCTCTTGCTCTGGAAGCTTCTCCTGAAGTTTATGAGGACAGCTGTATGTGCACAGAGACTTTACATAAACCTAGAATAATTTTTGTAAGATACAACAATTATttaagagtgtgtatgtgttttgatACTATGATATATTATAAGGACCATTctgaaagaaataggaaaggagGTAGGTTACTGTTTCCTTTGATACTTGTATGACTATTCCCATGTAAATAAGGTTTCCTGGCTCTCCTAAGCTGTTTAGTGATTTCTCACCAACCCCCCCTTTATTAATACCTTTCTCCAAAATTCACTAATTGCTTGGTAACAGGCATCATTAACAGATCTGTCTGTCAGCACAGATTCTGTCTCTTTCCACAAAAACTTTATGTTGATTTTCCAGCATTGTGCTAGCCTATGAGAAGTACATTAGGACAAACGGACCCAGAATGCTTCTGCCATAAAAGATTTCTGTGTTTTGTTCATGGTTAATATACAATGAATGTTCAGAAAATCAATGTTATTTCAAGGGAATTTCTTGAATATTCCTTTtagtaataaaatttatttttttacagtgcATTTCTTTAAGTCTTGGCAATCCTGGAAGTCCTTATGTGGACCAGaattgcctcaaactcacagaaactctcctacctctgcctcacaagttctaggattaaaaaTGTGAGCCAATGTGCACAGgttttgttttatgcattttgcTGTTGATTTACAagcactgactttttttttttttgctttaatttgaaGTTACACATGCTTATGAGTCACCATATGgatgttggaaattgaacccaggtcctctggataagcaatcagtgctcttattGCTGATCAGTTTATTCATTGCCTCCACAttcttaaaatattcaaatttttgTCATGAAACTTAATAATCAATAAATAGAAGCATCTATTCACCTAAGTCTGAGTTTAAGTAACTTTATAATTCTCAGTTTTGAACCATAAATGTTGTAAGGCTAGAGACATGGCCATTA
Coding sequences:
- the LOC130878278 gene encoding olfactory receptor 2AK2-like, with the protein product METGNHSWGTDFILVGLFQYGQMDALLFTVIAILFAVALLGNITLVLLIRLDQRLHTPMYFLLSQLSIIDMMYISTTVPKMAANFLSDTKTISFLGCEIQAFMFMILAGSEALLLGFMSYDRYIAICRPLHYPVLMSRKICCSMVSCAWSSSSFNALVHMLYTFQLPFCGSRIVNHFFCELPSLLPLVCEDTSQYEHTILMCSLIILLLPFLAILVSYARVLVVVFQMRSGKGQSRALSTCSSHLTVASLFYATGLSTYTQPNSLHSAARDKVLAVFYSIVTPVLNPFIYSLRNKEVMGALRRQLG